Sequence from the Enhydrobacter sp. genome:
CAGAGGGGCCGAGTTCGGGTGATCTATGGTTTCGTCGCCATTTGGCAAAGGCCCGATCTGTCGCCATGAATCTCTGCACCATGGGTCCGACGAGTTGAGCAGGTTCAATGGTTTGACCACTCTCTTTGCTCATAGCTTGGGCATAGGAAACGAGGTCGCGGTGGACCGCAGCTGGTAACACGATGGATAGTTTGACGGGCGTATCATCAGCGATAGCTCCGATTTTCAAGCGCGCCATGGTCCTCCTTCCTCAACTTCGATAGGGCTCCAATACCAGGTCGCGATTGACAAGCACGCGAACCGGGAAGCCTGGTCGAATTGTCAGTGTTGGCTGGACATTGAGATTGCGCCGGACGATCTGCTCACCAGCCTGGTTCGCCGTGTCCCCCGCGCCTCTGCGCAGCGCGCGAGCAATGTCGCTCTCGTTCTGGTCGGACCCTAATTCGCTACCGACGGCGAGAATGGTGGAGAGCAATGCCGCCTTGAACAAGGCCCCCCAGTGATGGTCGACTCCATCCTCGAGGCCCGCTTGGCCCGCCGCATCCGCGCCAGGTTGACGTTCGAGCACGATGGAATAGCCGTTCGGCAGGATCAGGCGTGTCCAAACCAAGAGGATTCGTGACTGACCGAACGAAACTTGGCTGTCGTAGACACCCAGCAACCGCGCACCTTGTGGGATAAGCAGCGACCGGCCGGTCGGCGTGTCATAGACGTTTTCGGTCACTTGTGCAGTGATCTGGCCCGGCAGATCGGACTGCATGCCCGTGATCAGCGCGGCCGGGATGACGGTACCTGCCTGTACGACATAGGGGGACGCTGGGCGCGCAAGTCGATCCGGGGCCGTGGTGCGACGGTCAACGGGCGCATTGACGAACGCAAGCTTGCTATCCTGTCCATTTTGAATCGAAGCCTCATCTGAAGCTGACGGTGCTATCCCTGTCGCTTGCATAGAGGCCTGTTGAGGTCCAAGCGTCTGGGGCTTGCTGTTGCTTGACGCGAACAGGCGGCTGACACGGGCTGCTTCAGTCTCTTGTGCTCGACGCTGCTGATCAGGATCGACGGCATTTGGGCCGGGCTGAGCTTGGGCAGAAACAATCGGCCGGCCGAGATCGCCAGGCAGAGGCGGTCCGAGTGGCGGTGCGTTACGCGGAACTCCTGCGTAGTCACGAGGCAGCCCCGCAAGGCCCTCAGCAACGGTATGTCGCTCAGTCGTGTAAAGTTCCTGGGACGTCGGACTGCGTAGGCGGTTGGTCTGAAGAGCCCACAACAAGGCTCCGCAAACAACGATCAGGACAAGTGACGTCCCCCCAATTAGGACGCTTCGGGAGAGACGCGTGACGCGCGGCCCTTCCCCGCGGAGCCGCAAGGCGCGCGTCGCGGCCGAGGTCGCAGAAGTCACGCCGGGAGTGCTGCCCGACTGGTCGGTCATGGCGAAGGCCTTCCATCACTCCGGACAATCCGTACCTTTTTCTGCCGCTCGTCGCCCAGCCGAAGCTCAGCAGCAGCAAACAACCGATCGACGATGAGCACATTCCCATAGGTGCGGTAGTTGACCAGCTCAGGCTTGCCCTCCGGGCCAATGACGAAGAGCGGTGGCATCTCGCCTTGGACGATGCCCGGCAAGAACTCGATGTAGACCTTGCGACCGTCATCGTAAGCGCTGATCGGCCGCCACGGGGGCTTGTCACCCTCAATGGCGTATCGATAGCGCCGTTGCGCAATCTCAGGAACAACGGGCGACGGTGGAGTAGTTCGGGCGCGAGCGCTTCGGCTCTCGGGGTAGAACCAGGCCACCGACGGCATGTAAGGCCTATCGTGCGAACGAAGCTCGATCAGGTAGGTGCGTCGATCGGTATTGATCACGAGATTGGTCTCGATGGCGGGACGCGTCGGCTTGACCAGAACGTGGACACGACGCGTATCGGCGTTGCCGCTTTCGGTGTCACCGATGATCCATCGCACGGTGTCGCCCGCAGCGACGGGCCCCGGCCCCGTGAGCTGCTCGCCCGGCTCGAGGGCGATGTCGGTGATCTGACCCGGAGCGACGTAGACCTGGTACAGGGCACCTGGGCTGAAGGGAAAGACCTGCACGGCGTTGAAGTACCCGTCGCGGCGCGGCTCGACACGCGCGGCAGCATTAGCAGCTTCGACCCGGGCCATCGCGTCGGTTGCCTCGACCGTACCGGCCTTGCCGCCACGTGTGGGTGTCCAGGCCGGCGGGACATGCAGCGGTCGAGGGCGATCGTCGACGGACGACTGAGAAGCGGGCAGCGGAGGGACGTTACTGTCATAGCTGATCTGAGGTGGCTTGGTCGCGCTGCAACCCGCAGTCGCCAGGATCGCCACTACGACGGCCATGCGCCGGCATGAACTGTCGAGAGCGGATCTGGTTCGTCCAACAGTGTAGGCGATTGCGTCAGCACCCCTGGCTTGCCTCATTGCCCGAGCTCCTTCGACCAGCTGATGGCGTTCACGTAGACTCCAAGTGGATTCTTGCGCAGTCGATCTGCGTCGCGTGGTGTCTCGATCACAACAGTGAGGATCGCCGTCCACCGTTCCGTAGTGGCAAGCTGGCCGTTCTCGTAGCGCCGTTCGGTCCAAGCTACGCGAAAGCTCTCGGGGGAAGCCCGGATGACACTCGAGACCTCGACGGAGATCTGTAATTTGCCGAGCTTGGCGAAGGGATCGTTTGCGCGTGCATAGTCATTGAGCGCCGAGGCGCCACGATCGGTCGTGAACTCGTAGGCGCGCAGCCAGCTCTGGCGCAGGACGATGGCGTCCGTCGGTAGGCCGCGCACGTCTTCGATGAAGCGGGCGAGGTGGAATGCGATCTGCGGATCAGTGGGTTGATAGAAGGCATTGGCGGGAGCGACGGTCTGTGCCTGTCCAAGCCGATCCACCTGGACGACCCATGGCGTGATGGTGCCGCGGGTGGCCTGCCACAGGAGGCCAC
This genomic interval carries:
- a CDS encoding DUF2274 domain-containing protein, which gives rise to MARLKIGAIADDTPVKLSIVLPAAVHRDLVSYAQAMSKESGQTIEPAQLVGPMVQRFMATDRAFAKWRRNHRSPELGPSDDRHVSGTRPRETIER
- a CDS encoding TrbI/VirB10 family protein — translated: MTDQSGSTPGVTSATSAATRALRLRGEGPRVTRLSRSVLIGGTSLVLIVVCGALLWALQTNRLRSPTSQELYTTERHTVAEGLAGLPRDYAGVPRNAPPLGPPLPGDLGRPIVSAQAQPGPNAVDPDQQRRAQETEAARVSRLFASSNSKPQTLGPQQASMQATGIAPSASDEASIQNGQDSKLAFVNAPVDRRTTAPDRLARPASPYVVQAGTVIPAALITGMQSDLPGQITAQVTENVYDTPTGRSLLIPQGARLLGVYDSQVSFGQSRILLVWTRLILPNGYSIVLERQPGADAAGQAGLEDGVDHHWGALFKAALLSTILAVGSELGSDQNESDIARALRRGAGDTANQAGEQIVRRNLNVQPTLTIRPGFPVRVLVNRDLVLEPYRS
- the trbG gene encoding P-type conjugative transfer protein TrbG; translation: MAVVVAILATAGCSATKPPQISYDSNVPPLPASQSSVDDRPRPLHVPPAWTPTRGGKAGTVEATDAMARVEAANAAARVEPRRDGYFNAVQVFPFSPGALYQVYVAPGQITDIALEPGEQLTGPGPVAAGDTVRWIIGDTESGNADTRRVHVLVKPTRPAIETNLVINTDRRTYLIELRSHDRPYMPSVAWFYPESRSARARTTPPSPVVPEIAQRRYRYAIEGDKPPWRPISAYDDGRKVYIEFLPGIVQGEMPPLFVIGPEGKPELVNYRTYGNVLIVDRLFAAAELRLGDERQKKVRIVRSDGRPSP
- a CDS encoding conjugal transfer protein TrbF, which produces MFKRPSVRYGHTPRPETPYQKAAQVWDERIGSARVQAKNWRLMAFGCLVLSAGLAGGLLWQATRGTITPWVVQVDRLGQAQTVAPANAFYQPTDPQIAFHLARFIEDVRGLPTDAIVLRQSWLRAYEFTTDRGASALNDYARANDPFAKLGKLQISVEVSSVIRASPESFRVAWTERRYENGQLATTERWTAILTVVIETPRDADRLRKNPLGVYVNAISWSKELGQ